In a genomic window of Sulfuriferula nivalis:
- a CDS encoding IS91 family transposase → MIRLAHIVATYAAKLLAQHGHHLLPSQQAALTAFQTCRSQMSPRMQLACDDCQTPSYLPHSCGHRHCPHCQAHESQRWIDQQLHKSIPANYFMLTFTVPAQLRTLAWQHQRVMYDLITRCAWETVNTFSQNDNKLRGSAGAVTVLHTHNRRLDYHPHVHLVMPAVAFNPKQRRMRHKHGNYLFNHKALAKVFRAKLLAGIRQAGLTLPNDYPTDWVVDCKAVGTGQHALIYLGRYLYRGVIQEKDILSDRHGQVTFRYRNSQTKQMETRTLSGVAFLRLILQHILPKGYRRARNFGYLHPNSKLLTQLQLTHLWRRNNPPPAQPRPAIRCQCCGGVMKIVRTRIKAIPLATSAPSIKREHRADDTGWETMR, encoded by the coding sequence ATGATCAGACTGGCGCACATCGTAGCAACCTACGCAGCTAAACTGCTTGCACAACACGGTCATCACCTATTGCCCAGCCAGCAAGCTGCCTTAACCGCCTTTCAAACCTGCCGTAGCCAGATGAGCCCGAGGATGCAACTTGCCTGTGATGATTGTCAAACACCCAGCTACCTGCCACATTCCTGCGGTCATCGGCATTGCCCGCATTGCCAGGCGCACGAATCACAGCGCTGGATAGACCAGCAATTACACAAATCCATCCCCGCCAACTACTTCATGCTCACCTTCACCGTGCCCGCCCAGTTGCGCACACTGGCCTGGCAACATCAGCGCGTCATGTATGACTTGATCACACGCTGCGCGTGGGAAACAGTCAACACCTTCAGCCAAAACGACAACAAGCTGCGCGGCAGCGCAGGGGCGGTGACTGTACTGCATACCCATAACCGCCGACTGGACTATCACCCCCATGTGCATCTCGTCATGCCCGCTGTCGCCTTTAACCCCAAACAGCGACGCATGCGTCATAAACACGGCAACTACCTGTTTAACCACAAAGCCCTGGCCAAAGTATTTCGTGCCAAATTACTGGCAGGCATCAGACAAGCAGGACTCACCCTGCCAAACGATTACCCGACCGATTGGGTGGTGGATTGCAAAGCCGTCGGCACTGGACAGCACGCTCTGATCTACCTTGGGCGCTATCTGTATCGGGGGGTGATACAGGAGAAAGACATCCTCTCCGACCGGCATGGTCAGGTCACCTTCCGTTACCGGAACAGCCAAACCAAACAAATGGAAACCCGTACCTTGAGTGGTGTAGCCTTCCTGCGACTGATACTGCAACACATTCTGCCCAAAGGCTACCGCCGCGCCCGCAACTTTGGCTACCTGCATCCCAATAGCAAACTACTCACCCAGCTACAGCTGACCCACCTATGGCGACGGAACAATCCGCCGCCAGCGCAACCCAGACCAGCGATACGTTGCCAATGTTGCGGTGGGGTGATGAAGATAGTGCGCACACGTATCAAAGCGATACCGCTAGCCACATCAGCCCCATCTATAAAACGGGAACACAGAGCAGATGACACAGGGTGGGAGACCATGCGCTAA
- a CDS encoding cupin domain-containing protein has product MIVNADHSQVVQINLASLPWTASPTGTEQRLLEHNGLEQARTTSIVRYSAGIQFSKHFHESGEEIFVLEGTLTDEYGTYSAGTYIRNPPGSSHNPSSETGCTFFLKSGYMQQNDTQRIVINTSTTSWSPGLIDGLSVMPLSEFQGEHTALVRWQPDTYFQTHRHHGGEEILVLEGTFQDEYGDYPADTWLRSPHMSTHQPFSKSGCTILVKVGHLDISTK; this is encoded by the coding sequence ATGATCGTCAACGCTGATCACAGCCAAGTAGTACAAATCAATCTGGCATCGCTGCCCTGGACAGCCTCTCCCACTGGTACAGAACAACGTCTGTTAGAACATAATGGCTTAGAACAAGCCCGTACGACCTCGATTGTTCGTTATAGTGCAGGGATCCAATTCAGTAAGCACTTTCATGAGTCAGGTGAAGAAATATTTGTACTTGAAGGAACACTAACGGATGAATATGGTACTTATTCTGCTGGTACTTACATTCGAAATCCACCTGGCTCAAGCCACAACCCATCAAGCGAAACGGGCTGCACATTTTTTCTAAAATCAGGTTATATGCAACAGAATGACACACAACGTATTGTCATTAATACTAGCACCACGTCGTGGTCACCAGGCTTAATTGACGGCTTAAGTGTCATGCCCTTGAGTGAGTTCCAAGGCGAGCATACCGCGTTGGTACGCTGGCAACCTGACACTTATTTTCAGACACATCGACATCATGGTGGTGAAGAAATTCTGGTGTTAGAAGGTACTTTTCAAGATGAATATGGTGACTATCCAGCGGATACATGGTTACGTAGCCCACATATGAGTACACATCAGCCATTTAGCAAATCAGGCTGCACCATATTGGTAAAAGTGGGACATCTAGATATCTCCACCAAATAA
- a CDS encoding phosphate-starvation-inducible PsiE family protein, with amino-acid sequence MFEKKLIQLLSQFNNLLHMALTVALAIASVMVIWQFSVDVFHAITHGYLIKGFLQSLGTLFLVWTLSSLISAEISFLQNGILHVRVFIEVVIITLLRQLLVAPVQMAGATPSTGDEFDPLHFGLILAALLVIGILHWLVGGASIAINRNLDKPT; translated from the coding sequence ATGTTTGAAAAAAAACTCATACAATTACTTTCACAATTCAATAACCTGTTACATATGGCACTGACTGTCGCGCTGGCAATTGCCAGTGTCATGGTCATTTGGCAATTTAGCGTGGACGTCTTTCACGCAATTACACATGGGTATCTTATAAAAGGCTTTCTGCAATCTTTAGGTACATTATTTTTAGTATGGACACTATCCAGCCTGATTTCCGCTGAAATAAGCTTCCTGCAAAATGGCATACTACATGTACGGGTATTTATTGAAGTCGTAATTATTACTTTATTACGCCAATTACTAGTCGCACCTGTACAAATGGCAGGCGCTACACCATCGACTGGAGATGAGTTTGACCCGCTACACTTCGGCCTAATCCTTGCTGCCTTACTGGTGATAGGCATCTTACATTGGTTGGTGGGTGGTGCATCGATTGCAATTAACCGTAATTTGGACAAGCCCACATGA
- the panD gene encoding aspartate 1-decarboxylase encodes MQIIMLKSKLHRVTVTQSELHYEGSCAIDDTLLEAADIHEYQQIDIYNVSNGERFTTYAIRAERDSGTISVNGAAAHKANPGDILIIATYANYNEVELEKFAPQLVYVDAHNRINNTRHHIPVQMAAA; translated from the coding sequence ATGCAAATAATCATGTTGAAATCCAAGCTACATCGTGTCACAGTCACACAATCCGAACTGCATTACGAAGGTTCATGTGCGATAGATGATACGTTGCTTGAGGCAGCTGATATACATGAATATCAGCAAATCGACATTTACAATGTAAGCAATGGCGAGCGCTTTACTACCTATGCTATACGCGCTGAGCGTGACTCAGGCACTATTTCTGTCAATGGCGCAGCTGCACACAAAGCCAACCCAGGTGACATTTTAATCATCGCTACCTATGCAAACTATAATGAAGTTGAATTAGAAAAATTTGCGCCGCAGTTAGTCTATGTCGATGCACACAACCGCATCAATAACACACGTCATCACATCCCAGTGCAAATGGCAGCCGCTTGA
- the yjgA gene encoding ribosome biogenesis factor YjgA, translating to MEEIEDEIPVISKSEIKRQMTALQKLGEELIALPKSKLNKLDLPENLRDAIDDAKRITAHGALSRQKQYIGRLMRIIDAQPIAEQLEKWRNHHSDENVVFHQMEQWRTSLINDDNSVTLFIADFPDVDVQQLRTLIRNARKEASLLQPPKSSRALFKLIRGIIETAHPELAAVDEEEPEDE from the coding sequence ATGGAAGAAATTGAAGACGAAATCCCCGTCATAAGCAAAAGCGAAATTAAGCGGCAAATGACGGCATTACAAAAACTGGGTGAAGAACTCATAGCGTTGCCTAAAAGCAAACTCAACAAACTCGATTTGCCTGAAAATTTGCGTGACGCTATTGATGATGCCAAGCGTATCACTGCACATGGTGCACTTAGTCGACAAAAACAGTACATAGGTCGACTAATGCGCATCATTGATGCACAGCCCATTGCTGAACAACTGGAGAAGTGGCGCAATCATCATAGTGATGAAAATGTAGTATTTCACCAAATGGAACAATGGCGTACAAGTTTGATTAATGATGACAATTCGGTCACATTATTTATTGCAGATTTTCCAGATGTTGACGTACAACAATTACGCACGCTAATACGCAATGCGCGTAAAGAAGCCAGTTTGCTGCAACCACCGAAAAGCAGCCGAGCTTTATTTAAATTAATACGCGGCATTATCGAGACTGCACACCCTGAACTGGCTGCAGTGGATGAAGAAGAGCCCGAAGACGAATAG
- the pmbA gene encoding metalloprotease PmbA — protein MSDQFSHTKNELQSLVQEMLDYAKQQGASACAAEASEGMGQSVTVRKGEVETIEYNRDKGIGVTVYIGQRRGNASTSDFSRTALRDTVDKALTIARYTAEDSFAGLPDADRLATDLPELDLYHPWTQSIEDAIAMAAECEAAALAADARVNNSEGGSVNTQNSLFVYGNSLGFLAGYPTSRHGISCAVIAESEQGMQRDYWYTSARRAADLISAAEVGRRAGERTVRRLDGRKVKTCQVPVLFEAPIAAGLIGSFVSATSGSSLYRKSSFLMDSLGQTLFPEWLQISERPHLLRGLASSPFDNEGVATVDREIIKDGVLQGYFLSSYSARKLGMQTTGNAGGSHNLLVNSTGEDFAGLLKKMGTGLLVTELLGHGTNMVTGDYSRGAAGFWVENGVIQYPVEEITIAGNLKQMYQDIVAIGTDTETRGSKQTGSILIAQMTVAGE, from the coding sequence GTGTCTGATCAATTTAGCCATACTAAAAACGAGTTGCAATCCCTCGTACAAGAAATGTTGGATTATGCCAAACAGCAGGGTGCAAGTGCATGTGCTGCCGAGGCTTCAGAGGGAATGGGGCAGTCTGTTACGGTGCGTAAGGGCGAAGTTGAAACCATAGAATATAATCGCGACAAAGGGATAGGCGTTACGGTTTATATAGGGCAGCGACGTGGTAATGCTTCCACGTCTGATTTTAGTCGCACCGCATTGCGTGATACTGTTGATAAAGCACTGACCATCGCACGCTACACCGCAGAAGACAGTTTTGCAGGGTTGCCTGACGCGGATCGCTTGGCGACTGATTTGCCAGAGCTGGATTTATATCACCCTTGGACACAATCTATCGAAGATGCGATTGCGATGGCAGCTGAGTGCGAGGCGGCGGCATTGGCCGCGGATGCGCGTGTGAATAATTCCGAAGGCGGTAGTGTCAATACGCAAAACTCTTTATTTGTATATGGTAACAGCTTGGGCTTTTTGGCGGGTTATCCAACTTCCAGACATGGCATTAGCTGTGCGGTTATAGCCGAGTCTGAGCAGGGCATGCAGCGTGATTACTGGTACACCTCAGCGAGACGTGCTGCAGATTTAATATCGGCAGCCGAAGTCGGTCGACGCGCAGGTGAACGTACAGTGCGACGCTTGGATGGGCGCAAGGTTAAAACTTGTCAAGTTCCGGTATTGTTTGAGGCCCCAATCGCTGCGGGCTTAATTGGGAGTTTTGTATCTGCGACCAGTGGTAGCAGCTTGTATCGGAAATCTTCTTTCTTGATGGATAGCTTGGGTCAAACGTTGTTTCCCGAGTGGTTGCAAATCAGTGAGCGTCCGCACTTGTTACGAGGACTGGCGAGCAGCCCATTTGATAATGAAGGCGTGGCAACTGTAGATAGAGAAATTATCAAAGATGGTGTATTGCAAGGTTATTTCTTGAGCAGTTACAGCGCTCGTAAATTAGGTATGCAAACGACAGGTAATGCGGGTGGTAGCCATAATTTGCTGGTAAATTCGACTGGTGAGGATTTCGCGGGGCTGCTGAAAAAAATGGGTACTGGCTTGTTGGTTACTGAATTGCTCGGGCATGGTACAAATATGGTAACTGGTGATTACTCACGTGGCGCTGCGGGTTTTTGGGTAGAGAATGGCGTGATTCAATATCCAGTAGAAGAAATTACTATCGCAGGAAATCTCAAGCAAATGTACCAGGATATAGTCGCGATTGGCACAGATACTGAAACGCGTGGCTCCAAGCAGACTGGTTCTATACTCATAGCTCAAATGACCGTGGCTGGAGAGTAA
- a CDS encoding TRAP transporter small permease subunit translates to MVRVLLRFAHAVDALNDRVGRSVKWLILLVTLISAVNALWRYTFGESSNAGLEMQWYLFGAVFLLAAGDTLKHNGHVRIDFIYGRLSRRGQLLIDIFGTVLFLLPFCALIIWFSWPMFMLAWQSGEMSPDAGGLLRWPVKLLIPVGFGLLGLQGIAELIKHAAALCEEPSA, encoded by the coding sequence ATGGTGCGTGTTTTATTGAGATTTGCGCATGCTGTTGATGCATTGAACGACAGGGTGGGGCGTAGCGTGAAATGGTTAATATTGCTGGTGACGCTCATTTCTGCTGTTAATGCATTGTGGCGCTACACATTTGGTGAAAGCTCTAATGCGGGTCTGGAGATGCAATGGTATTTGTTTGGTGCGGTATTTCTGTTAGCAGCAGGTGATACGCTCAAACATAATGGGCATGTACGTATTGATTTTATATATGGGCGATTGTCCAGACGTGGGCAGTTACTCATTGATATTTTTGGTACTGTGCTGTTTTTATTGCCTTTCTGTGCATTAATAATCTGGTTTTCCTGGCCCATGTTCATGCTGGCCTGGCAGTCGGGCGAGATGTCACCTGATGCGGGTGGCTTGCTGCGTTGGCCAGTTAAATTATTGATACCAGTTGGATTTGGTTTATTGGGTTTGCAAGGTATAGCTGAACTGATTAAGCATGCTGCAGCGCTATGTGAGGAGCCGTCGGCATGA
- a CDS encoding TRAP transporter large permease: MSMEWMAPAMFAGLVLVLLLGYPVAFSLAANGLIFGIIGLKLGFIDLSLMQALPERVLGIMANQTLLAIPFFTFMGLILERSGMAEDLLESVGQLFGAIRGGLAYAVILVGALLAATTGVVAASVIAMGLISLPIMMRYGYDARLATGVIAASGTLAQIIPPSLVLIVLADQLGISVGALYQGALVPSLVLTGLYVLFVWLVTIFKPAAAPALPLSARPLRGKALWGSALRAIVPPLLLIFLVLGTIFLGWATPTEGGAMGATGALLLAWVRRRLPLALLKQALDTTTRLSSFVMFILIGSTVFSLVFRGLNGDLWVENLLTGLPGGALGFLIVVNLLVFVLAFFLDFFEIAFIIIPLLAPVAQKLGIDLVWFGVLIGINMQTSFMHPPFGFALFYLRSVAPKEIKTTDIYRGAIPFVLIQLVMVVLVIAFPNIASSAKPKALSSGVIEIPMEQDGYGDYYLPKEWR; this comes from the coding sequence ATGAGCATGGAGTGGATGGCACCCGCTATGTTTGCGGGATTGGTTTTGGTGTTGTTATTGGGTTATCCCGTTGCATTTTCGTTGGCAGCCAATGGCTTGATTTTTGGCATCATAGGCTTAAAGCTTGGCTTCATAGATTTGAGTCTGATGCAGGCTTTGCCTGAACGTGTGCTGGGTATCATGGCGAACCAAACTTTATTGGCGATACCGTTTTTTACTTTTATGGGGTTGATCCTTGAGCGTAGCGGGATGGCTGAGGATTTGCTGGAAAGTGTCGGGCAGTTGTTTGGTGCGATACGCGGTGGTTTGGCTTATGCGGTGATTTTAGTAGGCGCATTGTTGGCGGCAACCACGGGTGTGGTGGCGGCTTCGGTAATTGCAATGGGATTGATATCGTTGCCGATTATGATGCGCTATGGTTATGATGCCAGATTGGCGACTGGGGTAATTGCAGCATCGGGTACGCTAGCGCAGATTATTCCGCCTAGTCTGGTATTGATAGTTCTGGCGGATCAGCTTGGGATTTCTGTTGGTGCTTTATATCAGGGTGCTCTGGTGCCGAGTTTGGTGTTGACTGGATTGTATGTGCTGTTTGTATGGCTGGTTACAATATTTAAACCTGCTGCTGCACCCGCTTTGCCACTGTCTGCCAGACCCTTGCGCGGAAAAGCATTGTGGGGCAGTGCACTGCGCGCTATTGTGCCACCGTTGTTACTGATTTTCCTGGTGCTGGGGACAATATTTTTGGGCTGGGCGACGCCAACCGAAGGTGGCGCGATGGGTGCGACTGGGGCACTGCTGCTTGCATGGGTGCGTAGACGTTTGCCACTGGCGCTGCTCAAACAAGCTTTGGATACCACGACACGCTTGTCTAGTTTCGTCATGTTCATACTTATCGGCTCTACGGTATTCAGTTTGGTATTTCGTGGTCTGAATGGTGATTTATGGGTTGAGAACTTGCTGACAGGGTTACCGGGTGGTGCATTGGGGTTTCTCATCGTGGTCAATTTGCTAGTATTTGTGCTGGCATTTTTCCTCGATTTTTTTGAAATCGCGTTTATTATTATTCCGTTATTAGCACCTGTTGCACAAAAACTAGGTATCGATTTGGTATGGTTTGGTGTGTTGATCGGGATTAACATGCAAACGTCATTCATGCATCCACCATTCGGCTTTGCCCTGTTTTATTTACGTAGCGTTGCGCCCAAGGAAATTAAAACCACGGATATTTACCGTGGTGCAATTCCTTTTGTGTTGATACAGTTGGTGATGGTGGTGTTGGTGATTGCGTTCCCTAATATTGCCAGCAGTGCCAAACCTAAAGCTTTATCCAGCGGGGTGATTGAAATACCGATGGAGCAGGATGGTTATGGCGATTATTATTTACCTAAAGAGTGGCGTTGA
- the trmL gene encoding tRNA (uridine(34)/cytosine(34)/5-carboxymethylaminomethyluridine(34)-2'-O)-methyltransferase TrmL has protein sequence MFHIVLFEPEIPPNTGNVIRLAANTGCTLHLVEPLGFKLEDKHLRRAGLDYHEYANLHVHANWAACLTALGDRRIFALTTKGATSIAQCEFRAEDVFVFGPETRGLPAVILDSLSTEQRVRLPMMPNNRSLNLSNTVAVVVFDAWRQNGYLGGA, from the coding sequence ATGTTTCATATCGTACTCTTTGAACCTGAAATACCACCGAATACTGGCAATGTCATTCGTCTTGCTGCGAATACTGGCTGCACCTTGCATCTGGTCGAGCCACTGGGCTTCAAGCTCGAAGACAAACACTTACGCCGTGCTGGGCTAGATTATCACGAATACGCCAACTTGCATGTTCATGCCAACTGGGCAGCCTGCCTAACTGCGCTAGGTGATCGCCGCATTTTTGCACTCACTACCAAAGGTGCAACCAGCATTGCGCAATGCGAATTTCGAGCTGAAGACGTATTTGTCTTTGGCCCGGAAACACGTGGCTTACCTGCCGTCATCCTGGACAGCCTCAGCACTGAACAACGTGTGCGTCTACCAATGATGCCCAACAATCGCAGCCTTAACCTATCCAATACCGTCGCCGTGGTTGTATTTGATGCCTGGCGGCAAAACGGCTATTTGGGTGGCGCATAA
- the gshA gene encoding glutamate--cysteine ligase yields the protein MVPHLTTALTGPLLELEQHILSNTAKIERWFRSQWHAHEAPFYTSVDLRNSGFKLAPVDTNLFPGGFNNLNTDFIPLAVQAAMSAVEKICPEAQQLLLIPENHTRNVFYLQNVARLASILRQTGLEVRIGSLIPDLTEPLTLDIGDDEHLTLEPVIRRGNRIGLADYDPCAVLLNNDLSAGVPAILQGIEQKLLPPLHAGWHVRRKSQHFTAYERVAQEFAKLIDIDPWFINPYFATCGEIDFHARQGEACLEKHVEFMLEQISEKYKQYGIESDPFVIVKADAGTYGMGIMTVKSPADVRDLNRKQRNKMAVGKEGLQVSEVIIQEGVYTFESINDAIAEPVVYMMDHFVIGGFYRVHTGRGVDENLNAPGMHFVPLAFETPCCTPNQMANPDATPNRFYTYGVVARLAMLAAAIELEQ from the coding sequence ATGGTTCCCCATTTAACGACTGCTTTAACGGGTCCGTTGCTCGAATTAGAGCAGCATATCTTAAGTAATACAGCAAAAATTGAACGTTGGTTTCGCAGCCAATGGCATGCGCATGAAGCGCCATTTTATACGTCGGTTGATTTGCGCAATAGTGGCTTCAAGTTGGCACCTGTTGATACCAATTTATTTCCTGGCGGATTTAACAATCTGAACACCGACTTCATACCACTTGCCGTACAGGCAGCAATGAGCGCGGTTGAGAAAATATGCCCTGAAGCGCAACAACTATTATTAATTCCTGAGAATCACACCCGTAATGTTTTTTATTTGCAAAATGTTGCCCGTCTAGCCAGTATTCTGCGGCAAACGGGTTTGGAAGTGCGCATAGGTAGCCTGATACCAGATTTGACTGAGCCTCTCACGTTAGATATTGGTGACGATGAGCATTTGACATTAGAACCCGTGATACGTCGAGGTAACCGTATAGGATTGGCAGATTATGATCCCTGTGCTGTGTTATTGAATAATGATTTGTCTGCGGGTGTTCCAGCAATTTTGCAGGGAATCGAGCAGAAGTTGTTACCACCATTACATGCGGGATGGCACGTGCGTCGGAAATCGCAGCACTTTACTGCCTATGAACGGGTGGCGCAGGAATTTGCGAAACTAATTGATATTGATCCATGGTTCATTAATCCGTATTTTGCAACTTGCGGTGAAATCGATTTTCATGCGCGACAAGGCGAAGCCTGTCTGGAAAAACATGTGGAATTCATGTTGGAGCAAATCAGCGAAAAATATAAGCAGTACGGCATAGAATCTGATCCATTTGTTATTGTCAAAGCTGATGCAGGGACATATGGCATGGGGATTATGACGGTGAAAAGCCCTGCTGATGTGCGCGATCTGAACCGTAAACAGCGCAATAAAATGGCGGTGGGCAAGGAAGGTTTGCAGGTGTCGGAAGTGATCATACAAGAAGGTGTTTATACCTTTGAGAGTATCAATGATGCCATTGCTGAGCCAGTGGTGTATATGATGGATCACTTTGTGATAGGTGGGTTTTATCGTGTACATACAGGACGTGGTGTGGATGAAAATCTGAATGCGCCCGGTATGCATTTCGTCCCATTAGCGTTTGAAACGCCTTGTTGTACCCCCAACCAAATGGCAAATCCGGATGCGACGCCGAATCGTTTTTATACCTATGGTGTAGTGGCACGTTTGGCCATGCTTGCGGCAGCAATAGAGTTAGAGCAATGA
- the gshB gene encoding glutathione synthase — translation MKFLFIIDSISTLKAYKDSTVAMLHETGRRGHELAVVRPADMLLRDGVVQADVKSVQVSVDDDAWYALGVKTRLCLYDVDAVIMRKDPPFDTEYLYTTHLLSLAEQQGARVFNKPGMLREFNEKLAIAKFPQFTVPTLVSRRMDEIKSFIAEHGDVILKPLDGMGGSSIFRVCPDEMNLNVILEVMTQLGTRTIMAQRYIPAISAGDKRILLIDGVPVPYALARIPAAGETRGNLAAGGRGVAQLLTERDKEIANTLAPVLRDLGLFLVGLDVIGEYLTEINVTSPTGFVEISQQTDINVASIFVDALERQCAG, via the coding sequence ATGAAATTTTTATTTATTATAGACTCCATCAGCACGCTTAAAGCTTACAAAGATAGTACCGTCGCTATGTTGCATGAAACTGGACGACGTGGTCATGAGCTTGCGGTAGTGCGGCCTGCTGATATGCTGCTACGTGATGGGGTGGTGCAGGCGGACGTGAAATCTGTACAAGTCAGTGTGGATGACGATGCCTGGTATGCGCTGGGGGTGAAGACAAGGTTGTGCTTGTATGATGTGGATGCGGTCATCATGCGCAAAGACCCGCCATTTGATACCGAATATTTATACACTACGCATTTGCTCAGTCTGGCCGAGCAGCAGGGTGCGCGAGTATTTAATAAGCCTGGCATGCTGCGTGAGTTTAACGAAAAACTGGCGATTGCTAAATTTCCACAATTTACCGTGCCCACCTTGGTGAGTCGCCGCATGGACGAGATTAAATCGTTTATTGCTGAACATGGCGATGTGATACTAAAACCATTAGATGGCATGGGGGGCAGCAGTATATTCCGCGTATGCCCAGATGAGATGAATTTGAATGTCATACTGGAAGTCATGACTCAGCTTGGTACTCGAACCATCATGGCGCAACGTTATATTCCTGCGATTAGTGCAGGGGATAAACGGATATTGCTGATAGATGGTGTACCCGTGCCTTATGCACTGGCGCGGATTCCTGCCGCTGGTGAAACGCGTGGTAATTTAGCAGCCGGTGGGCGTGGCGTGGCTCAGCTACTAACAGAACGTGATAAGGAAATTGCTAATACATTAGCTCCAGTATTGCGAGATTTGGGGTTGTTTCTGGTAGGGTTGGATGTTATCGGTGAATATCTGACCGAAATCAACGTCACTAGTCCAACAGGTTTTGTTGAAATTAGTCAGCAGACTGATATCAACGTGGCTAGTATTTTTGTTGATGCATTGGAACGTCAATGCGCTGGCTGA
- a CDS encoding FAD:protein FMN transferase → MRWLILLVVFVLAGCGQPQTYSQESYVFGTRVEVTIYGAPQALAERVTAQVLRDFDVMHHSLHAWEPGTLSRMNGIFALAPAQAAIAPGMIPIIQDATRYSIQSGGLFNPAIGNLIKLWGFQSDHFEAKLPDPALIKQLVAENPKMQDIVVDGIMFHSTNPAVRVDLGGYAKGYALDMAAAYLRSQGIKNALINIGGNIIAIGQHGDRPWRVGIQHPRKPAPIALLDLRDGEAVGTSGDYQRYFELNGQRYCHIIDPRTGWPAQGVQAVTVLISPGPHAGTLSDVASKPIFIAGVAGWQAAAQKMGVDKAMLIDANGKVHMTAAMQQRLNFKVN, encoded by the coding sequence ATGCGCTGGCTGATATTGCTGGTAGTGTTTGTCTTGGCTGGTTGTGGTCAGCCACAAACTTATAGTCAGGAAAGCTATGTTTTTGGCACGCGGGTTGAGGTGACGATATACGGCGCGCCACAGGCGCTGGCTGAGCGAGTCACGGCGCAAGTGTTGCGTGATTTTGATGTGATGCATCATAGTTTACATGCTTGGGAGCCTGGCACCTTATCGCGGATGAATGGCATCTTTGCGTTAGCGCCTGCACAAGCTGCGATCGCGCCGGGCATGATTCCTATTATTCAAGATGCCACACGCTATTCGATACAATCTGGTGGGTTATTCAATCCTGCGATTGGTAATTTGATTAAACTATGGGGATTTCAGTCTGATCATTTTGAAGCAAAGCTACCTGATCCTGCACTGATAAAACAGCTGGTTGCAGAAAATCCAAAAATGCAGGATATTGTTGTCGATGGCATTATGTTTCATAGTACCAACCCGGCTGTACGTGTGGATCTGGGTGGTTATGCCAAAGGCTATGCGTTGGATATGGCTGCTGCCTACTTACGTTCGCAGGGGATTAAAAATGCATTGATTAATATTGGTGGTAACATTATTGCCATAGGGCAGCATGGTGACAGGCCTTGGCGTGTAGGCATACAGCATCCACGTAAACCTGCACCGATTGCATTGCTTGATTTGCGTGATGGTGAAGCTGTCGGGACTTCTGGTGATTATCAACGGTACTTCGAGCTGAATGGACAGCGTTATTGCCATATCATCGATCCTCGTACAGGATGGCCAGCACAAGGCGTGCAGGCGGTGACTGTATTGATATCGCCGGGGCCACATGCAGGAACATTATCGGATGTGGCTAGCAAGCCAATATTTATTGCAGGGGTCGCAGGTTGGCAAGCAGCCGCCCAGAAAATGGGTGTGGATAAAGCTATGCTGATTGATGCTAATGGAAAAGTGCACATGACTGCAGCAATGCAGCAGCGACTGAACTTCAAAGTTAATTAG
- a CDS encoding PTS sugar transporter subunit IIA, translated as MIGILIVAHGTLGESLIQCATHVLGNRPEQVVALDVTAQTQLCMLDDAQQLIQDMDQGEGVLLLSDIYGATPCNTMCRVLEPGRVEGIAGVNLPMLMRAITYRHLPLSELITKTVTGGQEGILYITTEFCDAATGH; from the coding sequence ATGATAGGCATACTCATCGTGGCTCACGGTACCTTGGGCGAAAGCCTGATACAGTGTGCAACGCACGTTCTGGGTAATCGTCCAGAGCAAGTGGTGGCTTTGGATGTCACTGCACAAACGCAATTGTGTATGCTGGATGATGCCCAGCAATTAATACAAGATATGGATCAAGGTGAAGGTGTGTTGCTGCTATCCGATATCTATGGCGCTACGCCTTGTAATACCATGTGTCGCGTATTGGAACCTGGGCGAGTAGAAGGGATAGCAGGAGTGAATTTGCCTATGCTGATGCGCGCCATTACCTATCGACATTTGCCTCTGTCAGAACTTATTACTAAAACCGTGACAGGTGGGCAAGAAGGCATTTTATATATCACCACGGAGTTTTGCGATGCTGCAACAGGACATTGA